In Brachypodium distachyon strain Bd21 chromosome 2, Brachypodium_distachyon_v3.0, whole genome shotgun sequence, one genomic interval encodes:
- the LOC100842035 gene encoding probable anion transporter 1, chloroplastic: MLHLLPLSFSAQCRPPRRRFVLDGASSQRPGPGLGALGGSIRVRRRALRGGTDVQPDTPSSSSHRDGGEPPHSEAGDGDDGSGALLASVRQLLLDDAAEGKEEPGQFPKRWAIVFLCFSAFLLCNMDRVNMSIAIMPMSAEFDWNPQTVGLIQSSFFWGYLLTQIAGGIWADKVGGKTVLGFGVIWWSVATALTPIAAKLGLPFLLVVRAFMGIGEGVAMPAMNNILSKWVPVSERSRSLALVYSGMYLGSVTGLAFSPFLIHKFGWPSVFYSFGSLGTVWFATWVTKAYSTPLEDPGISAEEKKLITTQTTSGEPVTTIPWRLILSKPPVWALIVCHFCHNWGTFILLTWMPTYYNQVLKFNLTESSLFCVLPWLTMAISANVGGWIADTLVSRGTSVTTVRKIMQSVGFLGPAFFLTQLSHIDSPALAVLCMACSQGTDAFSQSGLYSNHQDIGPRYAGVLLGLSNTAGVLAGVFGTAATGYILQHGSWDDVFKLSVVLYLIGTVVWNVFSTGEKIID; this comes from the exons ATGCTCCACCTGCTCCCGCTCTCCTTCTCCGCCCagtgccggccgccgcgccgccgcttcgtCCTCGACGGCGCCTCGTCCCAGAGACCCGGGCCAGGGCTCGGAGCTCTCGGGGGTAGCATTAGAGTCCGGAGGCGGGCGCTCCGCGGCGGGACCGACGTCCAGCCCGACACcccctcctcgtcgtcgcatCGGGACGGGGGTGAGCCGCCGCACTCAGAAGCCGGAGATGGGGACGACGGCAGCGGGGCGTTGCTGGCGTCGGTcaggcagctgctgctggacGACGCGGCGGAGGGGAAAGAGGAGCCGGGGCAGTTCCCCAAGCGCTGGGCCATCGtcttcctctgcttctccgccttcctcctctgcaACATGGACCGT GTAAACATGAGCATTGCCATCATGCCCATGTCCGCCGAGTTCGACTGGAACCCGCAGACCGTCGGCCTCATCCAGTCATCCTTCTTCTGGGGCTACCTCCTAACTCAG ATAGCTGGAGGGATATGGGCAGACAAAGTTGGGGGGAAGACTGTTCTTGGCTTCGGCGTGATTTGGTGGTCTGTGGCAACAGCTCTTACGCCTATTGCGGCAAAGCTAGGCTTGCCATTTCTCCTTGTTGTGCGTGCTTTCATGGGAATTGGTGAG GGGGTTGCCATGCCTGCGATGAATAATATCCTTTCAAAATGGGTTCCTGTATCAGAGAGAAGCAGATCATTGGCTCTAGTATATAGTGGGATGTACCTTGGATCAGTGACAGGACTTGCATTTTCCCCATTCCTGATACATAAGTTTGGATGGCCATCTGTCTTCTACTCCTTCGGGTCTCTCGGAACTGTTTGGTTCGCGACATGGGTGACCAAG GCTTATAGTACTCCACTTGAGGATCCAGGGATTAGCgctgaagaaaaaaagcttATCACTACTCAAACCACATCTGGAGAGCCTGTTACAACAATTCCATGGAGACTAATATTGTCGAAACCGCCTGTTTGGGCTCTTATTGTTTGTCATTTTTGCCATAACTGGGGAACTTTCATCTTGCTGACATGGATGCCTACATACTACAACCAA GTTCTGAAATTCAACCTCACGGAGTCCAGTCTTTTCTGCGTCCTTCCCTGGCTAACAATGGCGATATCTGCAAATGTTGGTGGTTGGATTGCAGACACACTTGTTAGTAGAGGAACATCAGTGACCACGGTTCGTAAG ATCATGCAATCAGTTGGATTCTTAGGGCCAGCATTTTTCCTCACTCAATTGAGCCATATTGATTCACCCGCACTGGCAGTCTTGTGCATGGCTTGTAGCCAG GGAACTGATGCGTTTTCGCAGTCTGGTCTGTACTCGAATCATCAAGATATTGGTCCTCGATACGCT GGTGTACTACTTGGTCTCTCCAACACAGCTGGGGTTCTAGCTGGTGTATTTGGCACAGCAGCAACAGGATACATCTTGCAGCATG GTTCTTGGGACGATGTCTTCAAATTGTCTGTCGTTCTGTATCTTATTGGGACTGTGGTGTGGAATGTATTTTCAACTGGCGAGAAAATCATCGATTAA
- the LOC100844768 gene encoding leucine-rich repeat protein 1: MALAAAAAAAALFVAAAVLSPASVASASNSEGDALYALRSALADPRGVLQSWDPTLVSPCTWFHITCNRDNRVTRVDLGNSNLSGHLVPELGHLEHLQYLELYKNNIQGTIPAELGNLNSLISLDLYNNNITGTIPKELGKLRSLVFLRLKDNHLTGLIPRELKNISSLKVIDVSNNDLCGTIPTTGPFEHIPLSNFENNPRLEGPELQGLAAYDTNC, translated from the exons ATGGCGttggcggctgcggcggcggcggcagcgctgTTCGTCGCGGCGGCCGTGCTGTCGCCTGCCTCCGTGGCGTCGGCGTCCAATTCCGAGGGCGACGCGCTGTACGCGCTGCGGAGCGCGCTCGCGGACCCGCGGGGCGTGCTGCAGAGCTGGGACCCCACCCTCGTCAGCCCCTGCACCTGGTTCCACATCACCTGCAACCGCGACAACCGCGTGACCCGCGT TGATTTGGGCAACTCAAATTTATCAGGTCATCTTGTTCCTGAATTGGGACACCTCGAGCATCTGCAATATTT AGAGCtgtacaaaaataatattcaGGGCACTATCCCAGCTGAGCTTGGGAATCTAAATAGCCTTATTAGCTTGGACTTGTATAACAACAACATAACAGGGACAATACCAAAAGAACTCGGCAAGCTGAGATCCTTAGTATTCCT ACGACTTAAGGACAACCACTTGACTGGTCTGATTCCAAGGGAGCTGAAAAATATCTCTAGCCTCAAAGTGAT AGATGTTTCAAACAACGATCTCTGTGGCACAATTCCAACTACTGGGCCTTTTGAGCACATACCCTTGAGCAA CTTTGAAAACAATCCAAGGTTGGAGGGCCCAGAGTTGCAAGGGCTTGCAGCATACGACACAAACTGCTGA
- the LOC100841317 gene encoding transcription factor HBP-1b(c38) has product MAEVSPRTDTSTDDTDENHTLEPGQVALVVSDSSDRSRDKNGDQKTMRRLAQNREAARKSRLRKKAYVQQLENSRLKLTQLEQELQRARQQGIFISSSADQSHSTSGNGAIAFDMEYSRWLEEHNRQVNELRAAVNAHASDNDLHSVVEKIMSHYEEIYKQKGNAAKADVFHVLSGMWKTPAERCFLWLGGFRPSEVLKLLSTQLEPLTEQQLSGICNLQHSSQQAEDALSQGMEALQQSLAETLAGSIGTSGSTGNVANYMGQMAMAMGKLGTLENFLRQADNLRQQTLQQMQRILTTRQSARALLVISDYSSRLRALSSLWLARPKE; this is encoded by the exons ATGGCAGAGGTCAGCCCTAGAACAGACACATCAACAGATGACACTGATGAAAATCATACG CTTGAACCAGGGCAAGTTGCTCTTGTTGTTTCTGACTCTAGTGACAGATCCAGGGACAAAAATGGAGATCAAAAG ACAATGCGTCGACTTGCTCAAAATCGTGAGGCTGCAAGGAAAAGTCGTCTGAGGAAAAAG GCATATGTTCAGCAATTGGAGAATAGCAGGCTAAAGCTCACCCAGCTAGAGCAGGAGTTGCAGCGAGCTCGTCAACAG GGCATTTTTATATCTAGCTCAGCGGATCAGTCCCATTCCACGAGTGGAAATG GGGCAATTGCTTTTGACATGGAGTATTCCCGGTGGTTAGAAGAACACAATCGACAAGTTAATGAGCTTAGGGCTGCAGTTAATGCTCATGCAAGCGATAATGATCTCCATAGTGTTGTTGAGAAGATCATGTCACACTACGAAGAGATATATAAGCAAAAAGGAAATGCGGCCAAGGCAGATGTCTTTCATGTGTTATCAGGCATGTGGAAGACACCAGCAGAAAGGTGTTTCTTGTGGCTAGGAGGTTTTCGACCCTCTGAGGTCTTAAAG CTTCTTTCAACACAGCTTGAGCCTCTCACTGAGCAGCAGCTGTCAGGGATATGCAACCTTCAGCATTCGTCACAGCAAGCTGAGGATGCTCTTTCACAAGGAATGGAGGCCCTTCAGCAGTCCTTGGCAGAAACCTTGGCTGGGTCTATTGGCACTTCTGGATCAACAGGGAATGTGGCAAACTACATGGGTCAaatggccatggccatggggaAGCTTGGAACCCTCGAGAATTTCCTTCGCCAG GCCGACAACCTGCGGCAGCAGACTCTTCAACAGATGCAAAGGATCCTGACAACTAGGCAGTCTGCCCGTGCACTTCTTGTGATAAGTGATTACTCGTCACGGCTTCGTGCCCTTAGTTCTCTCTGGCTTGCTCGGCCGAAGGAATAG
- the LOC100822635 gene encoding ERI1 exoribonuclease 2 has translation MIDHERAEEMQVNNEALPGCLKPNISQYNPQEHRGVIEGFPENNEKKNNSIATDKVWEASPLPNQGFSRPLYRQEFYAWPHIHSEYQMPRQPQPYGFDNQFYQINRDHNFSVEKRVQFPLKMLPQGYPHDAQLQEFQYFVVIDFEATCDKENNPHPQEIIEFPSVLVNSATGQLEASFQTYVRPAYHQNLTDFCKELTGIQQIQVDRGVPLSEALLMHDKWLEDKGIKHKNFAVVTWSNWDCRVMLESECRFKSIRKPPYFNRWINLKVPFQEMYGGVRCNLKDAVQLAGLTWEGRAHCGLDDARNTARLLALLMHRGFKFSITNSLVWQPAPQQITCQPLPDRSLEPTQLQQKAKEMLLGPHVQVNPYAGSTAGKDKPMYCYCGVLSRWSVVRKPGPMQGRYFYGCGNWTVTRRAICPYFAWAS, from the exons ATGATTGATCACGAACGCGCAG AGGAAATGCAAGTTAATAACGAGGCACTTCCAGGGTGCCTCAAGCCAAATATTTCTCAGTATAACCCTCAAGAGCACAGGGGTGTCATTGAAGGGTTTCCTGAGaataatgaaaaaaagaataataGTATTGCGACAGATAAAGTTTGGGAGGCATCTCCTCTCCCAAATCAAGGATTTAGCAGACCCTTGTACCGACAAGAATTTTATGCCTGGCCACATATTCATTCAGAATACCAAATGCCGCGGCAGCCACAACCTTATGGGTTCGACAACCAATTTTATCAGATAAATAGGGACCACAATTTTTCCGTTGAGAAAAGAGTTCAGTTCCCATTGAAGATGCTCCCTCAAGGTTACCCTCATGACGCACAACTTCAGGAATTTCAATATTTTGTGGTTATCGACTTTGAAGCTACCTGTGATAAGGAGAACAATCCACATCCACAAGAGATCATTGAGTTTCCATCTGTCTTGGTTAACAGTGCAACTGGACAATTGGAAGCCTCCTTTCAAACATATGTTCGGCCGGCATATCATCAAAATCTGACCGACTTCTGCAAGGAGCTTACTGGCATACAGCAGATTCAG GTGGACAGAGGTGTACCTCTAAGTGAAGCCTTGCTCATGCATGATAAATGGTTAGAGGACAAAGGAATTAAGCACAAGAACTTTGCTGTTGTGACCTGGTCGAACTGGGATTGCCGTGTGATGCTGGAATCAGAATGCAGGTTCAAGAGCATCAGGAAGCCCCCTTATTTCAACAG GTGGATCAACTTGAAGGTTCCTTTCCAGGAAATGtatgggggtgtccgttgcaacTTGAAGGATGCAGTTCAGTTAGCTGGCCTCACATGGGAGGGCCGTGCCCACTGTGGGCTCGACGATGCGCGCAATACTGCTCGTCTACTCGCGCTGTTGATGCACCGGGGCTTTAAGTTCTCCATCACCAACTCGCTTGTGTGGCAACCTGCCCCACAGCAAATAACATGCCAGCCATTGCCTGACCGTTCTCTAGAACCCACCCAATTGCAGCAGAAGGCGAAAGAGATGCTGTTGGGACCTCATGTCCAGGTTAATCCATACGCTGGTAGCACTGCAGGGAAGGACAAGCCAATGTACTGCTACTGCGGAGTGCTGAGCAGATGGAGCGTCGTACGCAAACCGGGGCCCATGCAGGGAAGGTATTTCTACGGATGCGGCAACTGGACCGTCACGAGGAGGGCAATCTGCCCGTATTTTGCATGGGCGTCGTGA